In one window of Thermovirga sp. DNA:
- a CDS encoding 30S ribosomal protein S18, with amino-acid sequence VEKLRKYISERGKIVPRRVTGNCAKHQRQLTEAIKRVRYLALLPYSSE; translated from the coding sequence ATGTGGAAAAACTGAGAAAATATATAAGTGAGCGCGGCAAGATCGTTCCCAGGAGGGTGACGGGAAACTGCGCCAAGCACCAGAGGCAACTCACGGAAGCGATCAAAAGAGTGCGCTACCTCGCGCTTCTTCCGTATAGCTCCGAGTAG
- a CDS encoding YybS family protein, whose translation MDKTRALVESSLLVALSAVLFLAGHFLPLIGFAFSLVCPAPLVVLGLRHSLGRAVLGVAVATIISAAFTGAVGALFFCFGFGFLGIALGALGRRYDRAVDIILYGILVSIGSKLLLMFIVVKLTEINPFGFEEAEIMSMIERISSVYSGLGMSKQSLSLAKEQMRTTLSLIPSIFPALLVMAATVDCFLSYIVSAVVLKRLGRETLPRLPEFSQWRFPKSIFWALIASMVLQLAGSHYPSMAFLQKTALNLRLLVTTLFFFQGLAVSWFFMRSKGLGLFLKIALTVVVFIVPFFVQIILILGIIDVWFNLRSRFREGRG comes from the coding sequence ATGGATAAGACCAGGGCCCTAGTTGAATCGTCGCTGCTCGTCGCCCTTTCCGCCGTGCTTTTCCTCGCGGGCCATTTTTTACCTCTTATAGGGTTTGCCTTTTCCCTGGTCTGTCCGGCTCCGTTGGTTGTCCTGGGCCTTCGGCACAGCCTGGGGAGGGCGGTGCTGGGCGTTGCGGTGGCGACGATCATTTCGGCCGCCTTCACCGGAGCGGTCGGAGCTCTTTTCTTCTGCTTCGGTTTCGGATTCCTAGGGATAGCCCTCGGGGCCCTGGGCAGGCGGTATGATAGGGCCGTCGATATTATCCTTTACGGGATACTCGTCTCCATAGGGAGCAAACTACTTCTGATGTTTATCGTTGTAAAACTGACGGAGATCAACCCCTTTGGCTTCGAGGAGGCAGAAATCATGTCCATGATTGAAAGGATCTCCTCGGTTTACTCGGGCCTGGGCATGTCGAAGCAGTCGTTGTCACTGGCGAAGGAACAGATGCGGACCACTCTGTCGCTGATCCCGTCGATCTTCCCGGCTCTTCTTGTCATGGCGGCGACGGTGGACTGTTTCCTGAGCTATATTGTAAGCGCCGTGGTGCTAAAAAGGTTGGGCAGGGAAACTCTTCCCCGGCTTCCCGAGTTCAGCCAGTGGCGCTTCCCAAAAAGCATCTTCTGGGCCCTTATCGCTTCCATGGTGCTTCAACTGGCAGGGAGTCACTATCCCTCAATGGCTTTTTTGCAAAAGACGGCGCTGAACCTGCGCCTCCTGGTGACGACATTGTTTTTCTTCCAGGGGCTGGCCGTGAGCTGGTTCTTCATGCGATCCAAGGGTTTGGGTCTTTTTCTGAAGATCGCCCTGACGGTGGTTGTCTTCATCGTCCCATTTTTTGTGCAGATAATCCTTATTTTGGGTATCATTGATGTGTGGTTCAACCTGCGATCCAGGTTCCGGGAGGGAAGAGGATGA
- a CDS encoding 50S ribosomal protein L9 produces MKIILLTDVSKLGKKGDLIDVAEGYGRNYLIPREMAEEATREKLREWEQQQKTRETRARREEEEAWASRALLQGKQVVLKVSAGEKGKLFGSVTAAQVAQHVQERFGVPIDKKDVRLPSPVKELGSYSFSIKLYQGVEAGMTLQVEDEKFE; encoded by the coding sequence ATGAAAATTATTCTGCTGACCGATGTGTCTAAGCTGGGGAAAAAGGGCGATTTGATCGATGTGGCCGAGGGGTATGGCCGAAATTACCTTATCCCCAGGGAGATGGCCGAAGAGGCGACCAGGGAAAAACTCAGGGAATGGGAACAGCAGCAGAAAACGAGGGAAACCAGGGCGAGGCGCGAGGAAGAGGAGGCCTGGGCCAGCAGGGCCCTTCTCCAGGGCAAGCAGGTCGTACTCAAGGTTTCTGCCGGGGAGAAGGGGAAACTGTTCGGTAGTGTCACGGCGGCCCAGGTGGCGCAACATGTTCAGGAAAGATTTGGCGTCCCCATCGATAAAAAGGATGTCCGACTCCCTTCGCCGGTGAAGGAATTGGGTTCGTACTCCTTTTCAATAAAACTCTACCAAGGGGTTGAAGCGGGGATGACCTTACAGGTGGAGGACGAAAAGTTTGAGTGA